Proteins found in one Coffea eugenioides isolate CCC68of chromosome 5, Ceug_1.0, whole genome shotgun sequence genomic segment:
- the LOC113771103 gene encoding uncharacterized protein LOC113771103: MVEAGEIVIRKREAQGPNVNRNPLPEHANTIGVILDDTEYVEPVKELAREAEVFGVTDQPFVIELPFEEDEKPFILDLTPAESESLEPVVIEFPKQEPVLSLQQVPWNYDEPTVQIGERSIAKKEVSVVTRSGKIASPFEATIPIQANNSEPPAKPTITEKEALDFLKRLQRSEYNVIEKLSKSPAQISMLDLLFSSDVHRDALIEVLTKAQIPRDISVDNFSHVVGSVLFTKQITFSDEELPAEGIGHNKALYIVVRCNGKMLPKVLIDNGSALNICPWSTLEKLGLQDIKLRPSGTEEQALSKASVMMAKEMIRGGYEFDKGLGRDLQGILKPVEIIEKNDSFGLGFRPTAKDIREMKERKKAEKEGRQRYEEKPKPNLEETEKVNIGTEDEVKEVQISIHLNERQKKEMLEFLTMFQDVFAWSYDDMTGISTDVVVHRLPTDPSFPPVKQKPRKFKPDMSLKIKEQIEKQLKTNIIIVSHYPIWLSNPVPVPKKSGEVRVCIDYRDLNKASPKDDFPLPNIHILLDNTAGHEIETFCDCFAGYHQILMAEEDREKTAFITPWGTFCYRVMPFGLKNAGATYQRTMTTLFHDMIHREMEVYVDDIIIKSKRAEDHLVDLKKLFERLRKYNLKLNPAKCAFGAPAGKLLGFIVSKKGIEIDPAKIKAIRDMPVPKTQKDVKSFLGKINFIGRFIGQLTATCEPLFKLLRKNVPLYWNEECQQAFDKIKDYLLHPPVLVPPKPGRPLIMYLSVLDGAVGCVLGQHDEFGRKEQAIYYLSKKFTQYEANYSFIEKSCCALAWAAQKLRHYLLSHTTYLISRSDPLKYLLEKPMLTGRLAKWQIILSEFDIVFTSQKAVKGQAIADHLAENPRDDDYQPLRTYFPDERVLFVSAADDISEQSPEWRLFFDGASNSLGVGIGAVLVSPEGKHYPAAAKLQFACTNNMAEYEACIFGLKMALEMEIKELIAFSDSDLLVNQTLKQWITKDSKILPYHCSLLTLAKQFQNLEFRHLPRARNAFADALATLASMIQYPDELKIEPIQVQLQDKPAHCWVANESFDNVPWYSDLKEFLKTGSYPLHAGTKDKNFLRRMASKFFLNGEVLYKRTSDLNLLRCIDEDEAQYMMKEVHSGVCGPHMNGHLLAKKIMRTGYFWLTMEHDCIDFVRRCIKCQMHGDIIRAPPTELHSMTAPWPCSMWGMDMIGTIDPPASNGHRFILVAIEYFTKWVEAESFKHVTKKVVANFLRDHIICRFGVPETLITDNAKNLNNDMVDGLCEQFKIKHRNSAIYRPQMNGAVEAANKNLKKIIRKMTEKHRDWHEKLPYALMAYRTSIRTSTGATPYSLMYGMEAVLPAEVEIPSLRILMEAKLEEADWIKQRHEQLTLIDEKRFNAICHGQCYQKRVARAYNKKVHRRAFEEGDKVLKRILSMQDEAKGKFAPNWQGPFIVQKVLPGGALILAEMDGRVFPQPINSDMCKKFFI; this comes from the exons atggttgaagccggggagatTGTAATCCGGAAAAGGGAGGCGCAAGGGCCGAACGTAAATAGGAACCCTTTGCCGGAACATGCCAATACCATTGGGGTTATTCTGGATGATACGGAGTATGTGGAACCAGTCAAAGAATTGGCAAGGGAAgctgaagtgtttggggtcacagaccaaccTTTTGTCATAGAACTGCCATTTGAAGAGGATGAGAAACCCTTTATCTTGGATCTCACGCCAGCTGAGAGTGAGTCTTTGGAGCCGGTGGTTATCGAATTCCCGAAGCAGGAGCCTGTCCTGAGCCTGCAACAAGTACCATGGAATTATGATGAACCTACTGTACAGATTGGGGAAAGGTCAATTGCAAAGAAGGAAGTATCAGTGGTCACAAGATCGGGGAAAATTGCAAGCCCGTTTGAAGCAACCATTCCGATTCAAGCAAATAATTCCGAGCCACCCGCCAAACCAACAATCACTGAGAAGGAAgccttggattttcttaaaaggctccaGAGAAGTGAATACAATGTGATTGAGAAGCTAAGCAAGTCACCTGCCCAGATATCCATGTTGGATTTACTTTTTTCTTCAGATGTGCATAGGGATGCGTTGATCGAGGTATTGactaaagctcaaatccctaggGACATTTCTGTTGATAATTTTTCGCACGTGGTTGGGAGTGTGTTATTCACCAAGCAAATTACTTTTTCTGACGAGGAATTGCCggcggaaggcattggacataacaaggccctGTACATAGTTGTGAGGTGCAACGGAAAAATGTTGCCGAAGGTATTAATTGACAATGGATCTGCTcttaatatctgtccttggagcACCTTGGAAAAGCTGGGATTACAAGATAtcaagctgaggccttcagggacc GAGGAGCAAGCTCTATCAaaggccagtgtcatgatggctaaaGAAATGATCCGTGGAggctatgaatttgacaaagggctgggacgaGATCTGCAAGGAATTTTGAAGCCAGTGGAGATTATTgagaaaaatgattcgtttggtttgggtttccgaccaacTGCTAAGGATATCAGAGAAATGAAGGAGCGCAAGAAAgcggagaaagaaggaaggcaaagg tatgaggaaaaaccaaaaccgaacctggaagaaacagaaaaggttaacattggcactgaggatgaggttaaggaggtgcaaattagtattcatttgaatgaaaggcagaaaaaggagatgcttgaatttttgactaTGTTCCAAGATGTCTTtgcgtggtcctatgatgatatgactggcatttcaactgatgtggtggtgcataggttacccacagacccttcttttccacccgtaaagcaaaaacccagaaaattcaaaccagatatgagcctcaaaataaaagagcagattgaaaaacaactcaaaaccaacattatcattgtttcccattacccaatttggctttcaaatcctgtccctgttccaaaaaagagtgGAGAGGTAAGAGTTTGTATTGACTATAGAgaccttaataaagccagtcctaaagatgatttccctctaccaaacattcacattctcttagacaatacggccggacatgagattgaaaccttttgcgattgtttcgctggctaccaccaaattttaatggcagaggaggatagggagaagactgctttcattaccccttggggtaccttttgctaccgagtcatgcctttcggtttaaagaatgctggagcaacatatcagaggaccatgacaaccctatttcatgatatgatccatcgggagatggaggtctacgtggatgatattataatcaagtctaaaaggGCAGAGGATCACTTGGTTGATCTGAAGAAATTATTCGAGAGGTTAcggaagtacaatttgaagctaAATCCTGCAAAATGCGCCTTCGGAGCACCTGCGGGTAAGCTGTTGGGATTCATTGTTAGCAAGAAGGGCATAGAAATAGATCCGgcaaaaatcaaagcaattcgagatatgccagtgccaaaaactcagaaggacgtgaaaagcttcttaggGAAGATCAATTTCATTGGGAGGTTCATTGGCCAACTAACTGCCACAtgcgagccgttgttcaaattattgagaaagaatgtgccgttgtattggaatgaggagtgtcaacaggcttttgacaagattaaagattatttgttgcATCCACCAGTTTTAGTGCCGCCCAAACCGGGCCGACCTTTGATTATGTATTTATCTGTACTCGATGGagcagtagggtgtgttctAGGTCAGCACGATGAATTCGGAAGGAAAGAacaagccatttactatctaagcaaaaagttcacgcagtacgaggctaattattcattcattgagaaaagctgctgtgcattggcctgggcagcCCAGAAGTTGAGACACTATCTGTTGAGTCATACCACGTATCTTATTTCCCGgtctgatcctttgaagtatcttttggagaagccgatgctGACTGGGCGTTTGGCGAAATGGCAAATAATTCTATCAGAGTTCGACATTGTTTTCACCTCACAAAAGGcggtcaaggggcaagctatagctgatcatttggcggaaaatccaagggatgatgattatcaaccaCTCCGTACTTATTTCCCTGACGAGAGGGTCCTATTTGTAAGCGCTGCAGATGATATAAGTGAACAAAgtcctgaatggaggcttttcttcgatggagcttcaAATTCTCTCGGagttggaattggagctgttttggtgtcacccgaagggaagcactaccctgccgctgccaaattACAATTCGCTTGCACGAAtaacatggctgaatatgaagcctgcatttttggtctcaaaatggctttggaaatggaaatcaaagagttgatagctttcagcgattcagatttgctcgtgAACCAAACTTTgaagcagtggataaccaaagattcaaaaattctacCCTACCATTGTAGCCTGCTcactctggccaagcaatttcaaaatttggaattcagACATCTTCCTcgagcccgaaacgcatttgctgatgctttggccactttAGCTTCCATGATCCAGTATCCAGATGAATTAAAAATCGAACCAATCCAAGTTCAACTTCAAGACAAGCCTGCCCACTGCTGGGTTGCAAATGAGTCTTTTGACAATGTTCCTTGGTATAGTGATCTTAAGGAGTTTCTTAAAACTGGGTCTTACCCTCTGCATGCTGgtacaaaagacaagaattttctgcgtagaatggcttccAAATTCTTCTTAAATGGAGAAGTGTTATACAAAAGAACCTcggatttgaaccttttaaggtgcattgatgagGATGAggctcaatatatgatgaaagaagtgcatagtggcgtttgtggacctcacatgaatggccatttgctagcaaagaaaatcatgagaaccggatacttctggcttactatggagcatgattgtatagactttgtccggagatgtataaaatgccaaatgcacggtgacattaTACGCGCTCCACCCACTGAGTTGCATAGCATGACCGCCCCGTGGCcttgttcaatgtggggtatggacatgattggtacaatcgatcctcctgcttcaaatggacatcgatttatattggtggcaattgagtactttaccaagtgggttgaagcggagtcattcaaacatgtcacgaagaaggtagtggccaatttcctgagagatcacatcatctgtcgttttggagtacccgaaacgcttatcacggacaatgccaagaatttgaacaatgacatggtagatggactatgtgagcagttcaaaatcaaacaccgcaattctgccatttataggcctcagatgaatggagctgtagaagccgcaaataagaatctgaagaaaattatccgcaaaatgacagaaaagcatcgcgattggcatgaaaagttgccttatgcactcatggcgtaccggacttctatccggacatcgactggggcaacgccatattcgcttatgtatgggatggaagctgtattaccagctgaggttgaaattccgtcgctacgaatccttatggaagctaaattggaggaggccgattggatcaagcagcgccatgagcaattgactttgataGATGAGAAGCGATTCAACGCTATCTGTCATGGTCAGTGTTATCAAAAGCGTGTGGCCCGGGCTTACAACAAAAAGGTCCATCGGcgggcatttgaagaaggtgacaaagtgctaaagcgaaTCTTGTcgatgcaagatgaagctaaaggcaaatttgctccaaactggcaagggccgttcattgtccaaaaggtattacctggcggagctcttattttggcggaaatggatggacgggttttccctcaacccatcaactcagatatgtgcaaaaagtttttcatttga